In one Coccinella septempunctata chromosome 6, icCocSept1.1, whole genome shotgun sequence genomic region, the following are encoded:
- the LOC123314957 gene encoding GILT-like protein 1 isoform X1, with product MKTGIFSCVIFISGIIMAAPEKIDTNGLLKVSIFFSSLCPGSRKFITQQLYPNYEGLKHRIVIEWVLYQEDTGFDDVKFYCMHGSKECDFNRYIVCALNQGRGQDRDVKFINCIMHEYDFRNCLAKFGYRWSKFRNCIDQKGYSILSHHVAKVKKIKLRRLSYIPAIIYDDQDYENIDFLSLRKFRQTVCSKLVSPLPNICHKKVEKPIIKGLVLK from the exons ATGAAAACGGGCATCTTCAGTTGTGTAATATTTATTTCGGGCATTATCATGGCTGCTCCAGAAAAGATCGATACAAAC GGCCTTCTTAaggtatcgatatttttttcttctttgtgCCCTGGAAGCAGAAAATTCATAACTCAGCAGTTGTATCCCAACTACGAAGGTTTAAAGCATAGAATTGTGATAGAGTGGGTGCTTTATCAAGAAGATACG ggCTTTGATGACGTCAAATTTTACTGCATGCATGGCTCCAAAGAGTGCGATTTCAATAGATATATAGTTTGTGCCTTGAATCAAGGTAGAGGTCAAGATAGAGATGTCAAGTTCATTAATTGTATAATGCATGAGTATGACTTCAGAAAT tgtttGGCAAAATTCGGTTATCGATGGTCCAAATTCAGAAATTGCATAGATCAGAAGGGCTACTCAATTTTATCTCATCATGTAGCCAAAGTGAAGAAAATCAAACTAAGACGACTCAGTTATATTCCTGCTATAATATATGATGATCAAGATTATGAGAATATCGATTTTTTGTCATTGAGAAAATTCCGACAAACTGTTTGTTCCAAATTAGTTTCTCCTCTGCCCAACATTTGTCATAAAAAAGTGGAGAAACCAATAATAAAGGGTCTTGTATTAAAATAG
- the LOC123314957 gene encoding GILT-like protein 1 isoform X2, translated as MKTGIFSCVIFISGIIMAAPEKIDTNGLLKVSIFFSSLCPGSRKFITQQLYPNYEGLKHRIVIEWVLYQEDTGFDDVKFYCMHGSKECDFNRYIVCALNQGRGQDRDVKFINCIMHEYDFRNSQWITSRD; from the exons ATGAAAACGGGCATCTTCAGTTGTGTAATATTTATTTCGGGCATTATCATGGCTGCTCCAGAAAAGATCGATACAAAC GGCCTTCTTAaggtatcgatatttttttcttctttgtgCCCTGGAAGCAGAAAATTCATAACTCAGCAGTTGTATCCCAACTACGAAGGTTTAAAGCATAGAATTGTGATAGAGTGGGTGCTTTATCAAGAAGATACG ggCTTTGATGACGTCAAATTTTACTGCATGCATGGCTCCAAAGAGTGCGATTTCAATAGATATATAGTTTGTGCCTTGAATCAAGGTAGAGGTCAAGATAGAGATGTCAAGTTCATTAATTGTATAATGCATGAGTATGACTTCAGAAAT AGCCAATGGATTACTTCAAGGGATTGA